From Lolium perenne isolate Kyuss_39 chromosome 5, Kyuss_2.0, whole genome shotgun sequence, a single genomic window includes:
- the LOC139831337 gene encoding uncharacterized protein gives MMQEEADAAADQRILTCLKALQVELNVSEPCHRGMVENRTDNANDMVEQEESMGSAPGQVFSGRNPKRLRSKVWDDFTPIYINGKVARAECMHCHQVFNNNGTSKLLKHQAKCSPSAQKRPVQPKLPFLLTSQNKSPDKTDVLPKKKARVLPGILTGTNMESQKVDQNVYHQELATHEQKNLASFDSPTDKDQKNQSHVQLTVPEQDIPTNINQNNPKVDQSEPYEELVRIFSVHGHLPSVGMDDRFSKFVACLNPVVKMPTGMYMHFRSLFEEEKTKLKEKLAALRCQVCLHAHVWHYDLVSPFLCLTVHYIDDEWKKQKHIIKFRSVDPSCNAEQLSQAILSAIGDWGLRDKVFSITLDDAFLDDSVASAFKASLQDWNLRLANLRSTMSANQSSSMSANRSFFVIRYATHLVNQVIQVGKDELHKVMEKSTKFSKYTKGHIPSVVLFPNRAYAPSPEDWSNHAEN, from the exons ATGATGCAAGAGGAGGCCGATGCCGCAGCCGATCAGAGGATCCTCACCTGTCTTAAAGCTTTGCAAGTGGAGTTGAATGTCTCTGAGCCCTGCCACCGAG GCATGGTGGAGAATAGGACTGACAATGCCAATGACATGGTTGAACAAGAGGAAAGCATGGGCAGTGCCCCTGGGCAAGTGTTCTCAGGTCGAAACCCAAAAAGGCTCCGGTCCAAGGTGTGGGATGACTTCACACCCATCTACATCAACGGGAAGGTCGCCAGGGCTGAGTGCATGCACTGCCACCAGGTATTCAACAACAACGGCACCAGTAAACTACTAAAGCACCAGGCCAAGTGCAGCCCCAGCGCCCAGAAGAGGCCAGTGCAACCGAAGCTCCCGTTCTTGTTGACCAGCCAAAATAAATCCCCGGACAAAACAGATGTGTTGCCTAAGAAGAAGGCACGTGTCCTGCCTGGCATTCTCACCGGCACTAATATGGAAAGTCAGAAGGTTGATCAGAATGTTTATCATCAGGAACTTGCGACACATGAGCAAAAGAATCTGGCCTCATTTGACAGTCCTACAGACAAAGATCAGAAGAATCAGTCGCATGTCCAACTTACAGTGCCTGAGCAGGACATTCCCACTAACATAAATCAGAATAATCCGAAGGTTGATCAGAGTGAGCCCTATGAGGAACTTGTTAGGATATTTTCTGTGCATGGGCACCTGCCATCGGTTGGTATGGATGATAGATTCAGTAAGTTTGTTGCTTGCTTAAATCCTGTTGTCAAGATGCCGACTGGCATGTATATGCACTTTAGGAGTCTGTTTGAGGAAGAAAAGAccaagctgaaggagaagcttGCAGCTTTGCGCTGCCAGGTTTGCTTGCATGCTCATGTGTGGCACTATGATCTGGTCTCACCGTTCCTGTGCTTGACTGTCCATTACATTGATGATGAATGGAAGAAGCAGAAACATATCATCAAATTTCGTTCCGTGGATCCTTCCTGCAATGCAGAGCAATTGAGCCAGGCCATATTGTCTGCTATTGGAGATTGGGGTCTTCGTGATAAGGTTTTCAGCATTACACTGGACGACGCGTTTCTGGATGATTCCGTTGCTTCAGCTTTCAAAGCAAGTCTCCAAGATTGGAACCTTCGCTTGGCAAACTTGAGGTCGACTATGTCTGCAAACCAGAGCTCGTCTATGTCTGCAAACCGGAGCTTTTTTGTGATACGGTATGCAACTCATCTTGTTAACCAGGTCATACAAGTGGGGAAGGATGAACTTCACAAAGTGATGGAGAAGTCAACAAAGTTTTCTAAGTATACAAAAGGCCACATTCCTTCTGTAGTACTGTTTCCGAACCGTGCATATGCACCATCACCTGAAGACTGGAGCAACCATGCAGAGAATTAG
- the LOC127301241 gene encoding cyclin-D2-1 isoform X2, with the protein MPGDDASYLLCAEDAGGAFFFADVAASTCTTATDDDWCSRAEDEESAAASFVAELIGGEADYSPRSDYPDRLRSRCIDPTARADSVAWILKVQEYYGFLPLTAYLAVNYMDRFLSLHRLPEDGWAMQLLAVTCLSLAAKMEETLVPSLLDLQIESTRYIFEPRTILRMELLVLTALNWRLRSVTPFMFIDFFVCKVDPRGKNTRYLIGRATQMILAAMHDIEFLDHCPSSMAAAAVLCATGEMPSFALVNPRLAVNWCIGLAEEGVRSCYKLMQQLVSGKRTATAAAVAVNLCSDEVLSSNSSSCTTPPPPKRRKRSPPPVT; encoded by the exons ATGCCGGGAGACGACGCGTCCTACCTCCTCTGCGCCGAGGACGCCGGCGGTGCCTTCTTCTTTGCCGACGTTGCGGCCAGCACCTGCACCACGGCCACCGACGATGACTGGTGCTCCCGCGCCGAGGATGAGGAGTCGGCTGCGGCGTCCTTCGTCGCCGAGCTCATCGGGGGCGAGGCCGACTACTCGCCCCGGTCAGACTACCCTGACCGGCTCCGGTCAAGGTGCATCGACCCCACTGCCCGGGCGGACTCTGTTGCGTGGATTCTCAAG GTACAAGAATACTACGGCTTCCTGCCCTTGACGGCCTACCTCGCCGTGAACTACATGGACCGGTTCCTCTCCCTCCACCGGCTGCCG GAGGATGGATGGGCAATGCAGCTGCTAGCTGTGACCTGCCTCTCCTTGGCTGCCAAGATGGAAGAGACCCTTGTGCCTTCCCTCCTAGACCTACAA ATAGAGAGCACAAGATATATCTTCGAGCCGCGTACGATCCTTCGAATGGAGCTTCTTGTTCTGACggcacttaattggaggctccggtCGGTCACACCTTTCATGTTCATCGACTTCTTCGTTTGCAAAGTTGATCCGAGAGGGAAGAACACACGATATCTGATCGGCCGAGCCACACAAATGATTTTAGCTGCAATGCATG ACATCGAGTTCTTAGATCACTGCCCGTCGTCAATGGCTGCTGCGGCGGTGCTATGCGCCACCGGTGAGATGCCATCCTTCGCATTGGTCAACCCTAGGCTTGCAGTCAATTGGTGCATTGGCCTAGCCGAG GAAGGGGTCAGAAGCTGCTACAAACTAATGCAGCAGCTGGTGAGTGGCAAGAGGACAGCCACAGCAGCTGCAGTAGCAGTTAACCTATGCTCAGATGAGGTTCTATCCTCTAATTCCTCCTCCTGCACCACCCCTCCCCCacccaagaggaggaagaggtcacCTCCACCAGTCACATGA
- the LOC127301241 gene encoding cyclin-D2-1 isoform X1 has translation MPGDDASYLLCAEDAGGAFFFADVAASTCTTATDDDWCSRAEDEESAAASFVAELIGGEADYSPRSDYPDRLRSRCIDPTARADSVAWILKVQEYYGFLPLTAYLAVNYMDRFLSLHRLPQEDGWAMQLLAVTCLSLAAKMEETLVPSLLDLQIESTRYIFEPRTILRMELLVLTALNWRLRSVTPFMFIDFFVCKVDPRGKNTRYLIGRATQMILAAMHDIEFLDHCPSSMAAAAVLCATGEMPSFALVNPRLAVNWCIGLAEEGVRSCYKLMQQLVSGKRTATAAAVAVNLCSDEVLSSNSSSCTTPPPPKRRKRSPPPVT, from the exons ATGCCGGGAGACGACGCGTCCTACCTCCTCTGCGCCGAGGACGCCGGCGGTGCCTTCTTCTTTGCCGACGTTGCGGCCAGCACCTGCACCACGGCCACCGACGATGACTGGTGCTCCCGCGCCGAGGATGAGGAGTCGGCTGCGGCGTCCTTCGTCGCCGAGCTCATCGGGGGCGAGGCCGACTACTCGCCCCGGTCAGACTACCCTGACCGGCTCCGGTCAAGGTGCATCGACCCCACTGCCCGGGCGGACTCTGTTGCGTGGATTCTCAAG GTACAAGAATACTACGGCTTCCTGCCCTTGACGGCCTACCTCGCCGTGAACTACATGGACCGGTTCCTCTCCCTCCACCGGCTGCCG CAGGAGGATGGATGGGCAATGCAGCTGCTAGCTGTGACCTGCCTCTCCTTGGCTGCCAAGATGGAAGAGACCCTTGTGCCTTCCCTCCTAGACCTACAA ATAGAGAGCACAAGATATATCTTCGAGCCGCGTACGATCCTTCGAATGGAGCTTCTTGTTCTGACggcacttaattggaggctccggtCGGTCACACCTTTCATGTTCATCGACTTCTTCGTTTGCAAAGTTGATCCGAGAGGGAAGAACACACGATATCTGATCGGCCGAGCCACACAAATGATTTTAGCTGCAATGCATG ACATCGAGTTCTTAGATCACTGCCCGTCGTCAATGGCTGCTGCGGCGGTGCTATGCGCCACCGGTGAGATGCCATCCTTCGCATTGGTCAACCCTAGGCTTGCAGTCAATTGGTGCATTGGCCTAGCCGAG GAAGGGGTCAGAAGCTGCTACAAACTAATGCAGCAGCTGGTGAGTGGCAAGAGGACAGCCACAGCAGCTGCAGTAGCAGTTAACCTATGCTCAGATGAGGTTCTATCCTCTAATTCCTCCTCCTGCACCACCCCTCCCCCacccaagaggaggaagaggtcacCTCCACCAGTCACATGA